A single genomic interval of Deinococcus sedimenti harbors:
- a CDS encoding S1 family peptidase — protein sequence MRTLKGLAGAALLTASMLGTSALSTAGAQALPKPTRERIIQATVMLLPTDANGDLDGSRGSGSIISPQGFILTNYHVVGDADTRQLSPWIQVRVVQFADKEPVFTYWGKVIAADPNLDLAIVQIMEDRNEKPVGKLNLPYVEVGDSNTLSIGDDIYVFGFQGTGGMTLSFSRGSVGGFTGEDLSSSGRQWVKHDAQTGPGNSGGGVFDENGALIGVHSAGVAGNNNSRTSFMRPLALAWGLITPNVTGFVVRKGGGAAVTPTANTSAGAGGGVWPPALATGRASVTGTVRVTGGAAAGTWTTDFTEVTDDGGLKGRARSGSKDQTAFFYYNQEDNEVWVEWTPDGKAYSSCVVEPGGVKASSNDWTGSLYSFPNLESNGTRTGDCVVSLKARTAGTSTSGTTVSPQSGAWPPALAAGQAWTVTFSQGGTYSVKLGAKDSDGDYPGTATQSGKTGDALFTLDGDSLLLIVGRPDKTFLTCMVDRTLRGSAKAYQNSKDPGVAAGTCTVASGAAGDTTPGATPAALKWPVSLKVGQRWDVAFPGVGTFAVSLDEPDEEEGFAGSATRGSEKGSLLISADVEELLVIVQRADKTFLVCSADRSGLSTGSVKGDASSHRDSKDNGTSLGSCTVTPR from the coding sequence ATGAGAACCCTGAAGGGACTGGCGGGCGCGGCCCTGCTGACCGCCTCTATGCTGGGCACCTCCGCGCTGTCCACAGCAGGCGCGCAGGCCCTGCCGAAACCCACGCGCGAGCGGATCATCCAGGCCACCGTCATGCTCCTGCCCACCGATGCGAACGGCGATCTGGACGGCTCGCGCGGGTCGGGCAGCATCATCAGCCCGCAGGGGTTCATCCTCACGAACTACCACGTGGTGGGCGATGCGGACACCCGGCAGCTGTCCCCGTGGATTCAGGTGCGCGTCGTGCAGTTCGCGGACAAGGAACCGGTATTCACGTACTGGGGCAAGGTCATCGCCGCCGACCCGAACCTGGACCTGGCCATCGTGCAGATCATGGAGGACCGCAACGAGAAACCGGTCGGGAAACTGAACCTGCCCTACGTGGAGGTCGGGGACTCGAACACCCTGAGCATCGGGGACGACATCTACGTGTTCGGCTTTCAGGGCACGGGCGGCATGACCCTGTCGTTCTCGCGCGGGTCGGTGGGCGGCTTCACCGGGGAGGACCTGAGCAGCAGCGGGCGGCAGTGGGTGAAGCATGACGCGCAGACCGGGCCCGGCAACTCGGGCGGCGGAGTGTTCGATGAGAACGGCGCGCTGATCGGGGTGCACTCGGCGGGCGTGGCGGGGAACAACAATTCCCGCACGTCGTTCATGCGGCCCCTGGCGCTGGCGTGGGGGCTGATCACGCCGAACGTGACGGGCTTCGTGGTCCGCAAGGGTGGCGGCGCGGCCGTGACCCCCACCGCGAACACCAGCGCCGGGGCGGGCGGCGGCGTGTGGCCCCCGGCGCTGGCGACCGGGCGGGCCAGCGTGACCGGCACGGTGCGCGTCACGGGCGGCGCGGCGGCCGGCACCTGGACGACCGATTTCACGGAAGTCACCGATGACGGCGGCCTGAAGGGCCGGGCGCGCAGCGGCAGCAAGGACCAGACGGCGTTCTTCTACTACAACCAGGAGGACAACGAGGTCTGGGTCGAGTGGACGCCGGACGGCAAGGCGTACAGCAGCTGCGTGGTGGAACCCGGCGGCGTGAAGGCCAGCAGCAACGACTGGACCGGCAGCCTGTACTCCTTCCCGAACCTGGAGTCCAACGGAACGCGCACCGGGGACTGCGTGGTCAGCCTGAAGGCCAGGACGGCAGGCACCAGCACGTCCGGCACCACGGTCTCCCCCCAGTCGGGCGCGTGGCCTCCGGCGCTGGCGGCGGGGCAGGCGTGGACGGTCACGTTCTCGCAGGGCGGCACGTACAGCGTGAAACTGGGCGCGAAGGACAGTGACGGCGACTACCCCGGCACCGCCACGCAGAGCGGCAAGACGGGGGACGCGCTGTTCACGCTGGACGGCGACTCCCTGCTGCTGATCGTCGGGCGGCCCGACAAGACCTTCCTGACCTGCATGGTGGACCGCACGCTGCGCGGCAGCGCCAAGGCCTACCAGAACAGCAAGGACCCGGGCGTGGCCGCCGGAACGTGCACGGTCGCGTCCGGCGCGGCGGGCGACACCACGCCGGGCGCGACCCCGGCGGCGCTGAAGTGGCCCGTGAGTCTGAAGGTTGGGCAGCGCTGGGACGTCGCCTTCCCCGGGGTGGGGACCTTCGCGGTCAGCCTGGACGAACCGGACGAGGAGGAGGGGTTCGCGGGTAGCGCCACGCGCGGCAGCGAGAAGGGCAGCCTGCTGATCAGCGCCGATGTCGAGGAACTGCTGGTGATCGTGCAGCGCGCCGACAAGACCTTCCTGGTGTGCAGCGCCGACAGGAGCGGCCTGAGTACGGGCAGCGTGAAGGGCGACGCCAGCAGTCACCGCGACAGCAAGGACAACGGCACCAGCCTGGGCAGCTGCACTGTCACGCCCCGCTGA